Proteins encoded within one genomic window of Canis lupus familiaris isolate Mischka breed German Shepherd chromosome 12, alternate assembly UU_Cfam_GSD_1.0, whole genome shotgun sequence:
- the PAQR8 gene encoding membrane progestin receptor beta, with product MTTAILERLSTLSVSGQQLRRLPKLLEDGLPKMPCTVPETDVPQLFREPYIRTGYRPTGHEWRYYFFSLFQKHNEVVNVWTHLLAALAVLLRFWAFAEAEALPWAATRSLPLLLFILSSLTYLTCSLLAHLLQSKSELSHYTFYFVDYVGVSVYQYGSALAHFFYSSDQAWYELFWLFFLPAAAFCGWLSCAGCCYAKYRYRRPYPVMRKLCQVVPAGLAFVLDISPVAHRVALCHLAGCQEQAAWYHTLQILFFLVSAYFFSCPVPEKYFPGSCDIVGHGHQIFHAFLSVCTLSQLEAILLDYQGRQEIFLQRHSPLSVYMACLSFFFLAACSAATAALLRHKVKARLTKKDS from the coding sequence ATGACGACCGCCATCTTGGAGCGCCTGAGCACGCTGTCGGTGAGCGGGCAGCAGCTGCGCCGCCTGCCCAAGCTGCTGGAGGACGGCCTTCCCAAGATGCCCTGCACCGTCCCCGAGACCGACGTGCCGCAGCTCTTCCGGGAGCCCTACATCCGCACCGGCTACCGCCCCACGGGCCACGAGTGGCGCTACTACTTCTTCAGCCTCTTCCAGAAGCACAATGAGGTGGTCAACGTGTGGACGCACCTGCTGGCCGCCCTGGCCGTGCTCCTGCGGTTCTGGGCCTTCGCCGAGGCCGAGGCCCTGCCGTGGGCCGCCACGCGCTCGCTGCCGCTGCTGCTCTTCATCCTGTCGTCCCTCACGTACCTCACGTGCAGCCTCCTGGCCCACCTGCTGCAGTCCAAGTCGGAGCTGTCGCACTACACCTTCTACTTCGTGGACTACGTGGGCGTGAGCGTCTACCAGTACGGCAGCGCGCTGGCGCACTTCTTCTACAGCTCCGACCAGGCCTGGTACGAGCTCTTCTGGCTCTTCTTCCTGCCGGCCGCCGCCTTCTGCGGCTGGTTGTCCTGCGCCGGCTGCTGCTACGCCAAATACCGCTACCGCAGGCCTTACCCGGTCATGAGGAAGCTGTGTCAGGTGGTGCCGGCGGGGCTGGCCTTCGTCCTGGACATCAGCCCCGTGGCGCACCGCGTGGCCCTGTGCCACCTGGCTGGCTGCCAAGAGCAGGCGGCCTGGTACCACACCCTCCAGATCCTCTTCTTCCTGGTCAGCGCCTACTTCTTCTCCTGCCCGGTGCCCGAGAAGTACTTCCCGGGCTCCTGTGACATCGTGGGCCACGGGCATCAGATCTTCCACGCCTTTCTGTCTGTCTGTACACTCTCCCAGCTGGAGGCCATCCTCCTGGACTACCAGGGGCGGCAGGAGATCTTTCTGCAGCGCCACAGCCCCCTGTCTGTCTACATGGCCTgcctgtctttcttcttcttggcGGCCTGCAGCGCGGCCACTGCGGCCCTCCTGAGACACAAAGTCAAGGCCAGACTGACCAAGAAAGATTCCTGA